The Leptolyngbya sp. FACHB-261 DNA window GCTGCCAGAGCTGCTGATTCGGACATCGCCGGGTTTCCCGGCAGGCCAAACTGCAAGGACCAATGTCCCTCCCGCATCACGCCATCCCCGGCCAGACCCCGGTTAAGAGGCCACAGCATGATTGGTAACCCCAGTGGATGGGCATATTCCAGCAGCCGTCGCAACAGTGCCAAATCCCGGAGAGGCTGGCCATCCGTAAAACCGAGCGGTTTACCCTCTGCTAACTCCGCCAGTTCAGTAAGTTGTTCACCTCGACAACCCAAGGTCACCGCTGCCCAAGGCAACAGACAAGGGCCATCGGCAGGGATATGCTCTTGCACAAAGGCCAGAGCTGCGGCATTGTCCACCGGCGGACGGGTACCTGGGAGCAGCCCGATGCGGGTATATCCCCCCCTACGGGCAGCAGCCCACAGCGAGGCTAGTGTTTCACGTTCTTCAAAACCGGGCTCACCACATTGACTGTAGAGGTCAACTAGTCCTGGTCCTAAAATCAGACCCGAGCAGTCTTGTGACCTGGCATCCTCAGGTCCGTCACCTAGGGAAGCAGCAATCTGTGCCACTTTGCCCTGCGCGATCAGCACATCAACGACTTGATCAGTGTCAGCGACTGGATCTAGCAGTCGAACCTGGCGTAGCAAAACGGGATCTGCGGGTGCCGTAGACGCGTTCACAATGCCCCTGCTGCTGTACGGTCGAGCACTCCACCTAAGTACGTGGTAATGTTCAGGGCTTGCACTAAAGGCGGCCCAGCCGGACCTTGAGGATAATCAATCACGCTGACTGCCCCGTTGCCTTGCTTGAAACACCAGAAGTGTTCTGGTTTCAAGCCTAATAGATCAGCCAGAATCGCCTTGTTTACAGCATCATGCGCAACCACTAGGCTAGTGCGCCCTTCGCCGGTCGCATTCACTGCCTGCTGCCACGCACTTGTCGCTCTCATCCAAACCTGCTGAAGATTTTCGCCTTCCGGCATTTGCACCTGCTCCGGGTGCCGCTGCCATTGCTGAAGTAGGCCAGGAAAACCTGCTTCGATCTCGTGCTCGTACTTGCCTTCCCATAGACCGTGGCGGATCTCCATCAGGTCGTCCAGGAATACCAGGGACAGCTCTGGGTGATGGCGCAGAATAATCTCCGCGGTTTCGCGTGGGCGCAACATTGGACTGCTAAAAGCTGCGTCCAGCTTCACTGAGCGCAAGAACTCCGAGGCTTGCTGAGCCTGCTGACGGCCTGTGTCGTTGAGGGGCACGTCGATCTGACCCTGAAAGCGCTGCTGACGATTCCACTCCGTTTCACCATGCCGTACCAGCAACAGGCGTGGCCCTTGGTGATTGGGCTTGAACTTAGGTAGCGGCGAGCCACCCAGATGCCCCGTCAGGTTTAGGGACTCAATGACGCAGCGGCCCTCTTCTGAGACATTGAGCACACTGATGCCACAGTTCGACTGCTGCAGGGCGTGATAGCGATCGGGCTCAAGGCCAACAGCCGTGCTAATCAGCGCCCGATTGATACCGCTGTGACCTACGAGCAACACGGTTTCACCCGGATGCTGAACCAGCATTTGCTGCCAGAAGTCGCGGGCCTGCACCATCAGATCCAGGATTGGAAAGCGGTTGCCCATCTCCAGACGATGCGGCTCCTCGTGCCAAAGGCGGTACTGATCCGGGTATTTTTCACGCACCGCTTGATGGTTGAGGTTCTCCCACTCGGGCAAGTTGACCTCATACAGCCCTTCTGAAGTTTGGGGAGTTGGCGGTGACTCGAGTTGCGAAAGAATCCCTTCAGCGGTGCGCCGCGCGCGTTGCAGGGGGCTGGTGTAAACAGCGTTTAGCTTGAGGCTGCTCAACGCCTTGCCCACCTGCACAGCTTGGGCATACCCCTTCTCACTGAGCTGGGAATCGTCACAGCGCCCTTGGATCAAGCCCAAGGCATTGTAAGTACTCTCGCCGTGGCGGACGAGGATGATTCGCGTAATCAGGGGTGTGCCCTCCGGGTAAAGTCTTCTGGCTTTGGCAAGCAATCGCCAAAATTTTACCCTGTCGCTGGGTCTAACGTTCGCCAATCGTGCGAGCGAGCAGAACCGGACAGCTAGCATTGACTCGGACATAGTCGGAAATCGAATTGCCGAGTAGTCGATCTAAGTCAGGCAAGCCACGGGCAATGGTGGGTCGCCGGTCAGGAGAGCCTAGAACAATCAGGTCAGCATTAGCCTCGTCAGCAAGGCGGCAAATCTCTCGACCGACATCGCCAGTTCCGAAGTAAGTTTTGTAAGCAACGCCCTGCTTTTTGGCTTCGTTGATCGCAGCAGCTACGACTGGATCGTCCTTTTCTGGGTTAGCAGGCTGGTCCTTGCCTTCGGTAACTCGGGCAAGCAACAGTTGCCCCCCCTTGAGCCCCTGCATCAAGCTCAACGCAAATTTGAGGCGCTGGGTGCTGGGCTCAGAGGCATTGAGCGCAACCATGACCCGGTTGAGCTTTTTGAGATAGATGTCTTCCTTGACCAGCAGCATCGGAGTAGAGGTGAGCTGAAAGACATACTGGCTGACCGAGTCCTTCAGAATGGACTGAATGCGACCTAGCCCCCGCGAACCCATAATGATCAGGTCCGGATTCACTTCTGCTGCTGTTTTGACAACGATGTCTTTCGGATCGCCTTCCTTGAGCACAGCCGAGTAGGAGAAGTCGGAACTCAAGTTGAGAGTGCGAGTAGTTTGGCCCAGAATGTTCTGCCCCACGACGCGCTTATCGTTCATTTGCTCGGCTGACACCTGGGGTGAAACCACGTGCAGAGCCGTAACATTGACACGTCGTCCTTGTAGGGCCGGTAGCTCCAGTAGGGTCAAAAACATTTGTTCCGACCGGCCTGAGCCATCCACTGCCAGCAGGATGTTTTGCAGCATCTCAAAGTTCCTCAATGTTCCCAAACAGAAGCATAAAGTTTGTTAGGAACGAGCGGCTTGATGCTTACATTTATTCATCCGGCTATCCATCCCTATAACTCAGTAGACTCAGTAGCCGGGCTTAAGGAGCTAAGGGCTTGGGCAGCTACAGACGGGCTTGTTGAGATACTGAGTGCTTGGCCGTATCAGTTTCGTTGAGCGGCTCGCCGCTCACATGCACAATCACTTCCCGCTGGTGTGGCCGTCTGCGGTGCTCCCACACGTACAGCCCTTGCCAGGTGCCTAAACCCAGTCTGCCTTGAACGACTGGAATATTTTCTGAAGTGTGGGTGAGAACACTGCGAATGTGAGCAGGCATGTCATCTGAGCCTTCGGCAGTGTGCTCGTAGAGCCGGTTGTCTTCTGGCACCAGCTTCGCCATGAAGCGCTCTAAATCGCCCAAGACATCAGGGTCAGCGTTTTCCTGAATGATCAAACTGGCAGAGGTGTGGCGCAGAAACACTGTACACAACCCCATCTGGATACCGGAGCGCTCCACCACCTCACGCACCTGAGCCGTGATGTTGTGTAAGCACTTACCAGACGTGCGAATTTGAAGAACTTGCTGATGGTGACTCATGCTCCCATTTTAGAGAGTGGCTTGGATTATGCTGGCGATATCAGTCTCTGATCGCCCGTGAGGAGCGTTCCCGTTGTGCTAGAGCTGCGAACTGCGTTGGAGTTGGCGACCGATGACGAATTGCGTGACTTGGCGGACCTGTTGTTTCGCCGCCGTTTTAACCCTTTAGACTACATCACCCTGCCCGAGCTGAGTGAGATCCAAGAGCGCTCGCGTTCAGAACTGATCGATTTGATTGAACAGCGCTTCTGCTACCTGGCCGCTGATGGCGTGACCGTCCTGCGAGGGCAGACCCAACGGCTGAGCTATCACCAAGTCCTCCAGACAGTGTGCAAGCATCTCAAGTTGCCCTGTTCGCCACACCTGAGTGTTGTGGATTTAGAAGCTGAGGTGTTCTTAAACTTGATGGGTCGGATCTGGCAAAAGATGACCCCACCCGATCGGGCCCGTCTGTCTGAACGCTTCCGCACTGCTTTACGGCGCACCACTCGGCGCAGCGAAGTGCTAGCTCACCATCTGAAAGCTCAGACCCAGAGTGCCGATCCCTTGCGCCTGATTCTGGAAGGAGGGGGTGCCCTCGCTGTCAGCGCTATCGTCAGACCGCTGCTGCTGAACTTGGTCGCTCGCCAGCTTGCCTGGCACTATGCGGTTTACCAGACCGGACAGCAAATGGCGCTCAAAGGTGGAGCTGCGTTGGCAACGCAAATCCAGGGCCGCTTTGCCATGCAACTAGCAAAGCGGGGCATGGCGGTCAGTGCTGCTCGTTATGGCGCGCTGCGGGCGACCTTAAGTGTGGTCGGTCCAGCTCTATGGACTTGGTTCCTGGCCGATCTGGGCTGGCGAATGATCACAACCAATTACGCCCGCATTATTCCGGCGATTTTCACCCTGGCTCAAATTCGCCTAACTCGGTCCAGTGACTTCGGCGACGGTCAGTTGACGTGGGAATGCCCACCCGCCTGATTCAGAAGCATCCCCAAGCTGACCTGCACGGACCTTGGGTTCTGCTTCAGCTCGCAGTTCTTACCTTGCCCTTCAGCCCCTTGGCTGCGGGGCTGTGTGTGCTGACGATGATCGGTTGGGTCTTCAAGCAGCGCTGGCAGTTCGTGCGGTCTGATTGGCTCAATGGCCTGCTAGCGGGGTTGAGCCTTTGGCTGGTACTGAGCAGCTTTTTGGCTCCGGATCGAGTGTCAGCCTGGTTAGGCTTAGCTAATTTTCTACCGCTATTTGCTCTATTTGCAGCAGCTAGCTTGGTTATCAACACACCCCAACAGATACAGCGCCTGGGCTGGCTCTTATTACTGGGCTCGGTACCTGTTGATCTAATTGCCATCGGTCAGCGCTTCTGGGGCTGGAGCGGTAAGGTGCAATGGCTGGGCAGTTTAGTCAACCTTGAGGTAGACCCCACTGGTAATCCGGCCTTTCGCCCCTCTTCTGTCTTCGACTACACCAATATTCTGGCGTCCCACCTCATCTTGGTATTGAGCCTGGGCCTGGGCTTGCTGTTGTGGGAGTGGCGGCGGGGCAAACACTGGCGCGCTATAGCAGGACTAGCTGCAATTTTGGGCTTTGGCGCTGGAGTGATTTTACTGACCGAGACTCGCAATGCTTGGGCGACGCTGCTGCTTGTAGGAGGGGCTTATGCTCTGTTTTTGGGCTGGTGGTGGTTGCTCGTGGGTCTAGGCGCAATTGCTGCTGCGACTTGGGGAGCCGTAAAGGGACAGCCTCTGCTGCAACGGGTAATACCGGAGTTCATTTGGGGCCGCTTTGCCGGTCGTCTGGACCCAAAT harbors:
- a CDS encoding dihydroorotase, which codes for MNASTAPADPVLLRQVRLLDPVADTDQVVDVLIAQGKVAQIAASLGDGPEDARSQDCSGLILGPGLVDLYSQCGEPGFEERETLASLWAAARRGGYTRIGLLPGTRPPVDNAAALAFVQEHIPADGPCLLPWAAVTLGCRGEQLTELAELAEGKPLGFTDGQPLRDLALLRRLLEYAHPLGLPIMLWPLNRGLAGDGVMREGHWSLQFGLPGNPAMSESAALAALLEVVAATGTPVHLMRISTARGVELIRGAKARGLPVTASVPWFHLLLTDEQVRSYNPSLHTDPPLGQESDRAALLTGLRSGVLDAIAVDHTPLTYEEKTVPFAEAPPGMIGLELVLPLLWQALVEPGLWTPLELWRSLSTDPAWCLNQDPPMITEGQATEMILFDPAQTWLVEIANFKSFSHNTPWLGQSLKGQVLQMWCT
- a CDS encoding O-antigen ligase: MPTRLIQKHPQADLHGPWVLLQLAVLTLPFSPLAAGLCVLTMIGWVFKQRWQFVRSDWLNGLLAGLSLWLVLSSFLAPDRVSAWLGLANFLPLFALFAAASLVINTPQQIQRLGWLLLLGSVPVDLIAIGQRFWGWSGKVQWLGSLVNLEVDPTGNPAFRPSSVFDYTNILASHLILVLSLGLGLLLWEWRRGKHWRAIAGLAAILGFGAGVILLTETRNAWATLLLVGGAYALFLGWWWLLVGLGAIAAATWGAVKGQPLLQRVIPEFIWGRFAGRLDPNPPVPTLRWTQWQFAWDLAQQRPLTGWGLRNFTALYQAKTGFWLGHPHNFYLMLSAETGLLATLALLLLIGWVVVLGVQAFIRLRRTKPGDALLLFSALVALGSCGVFGLLDVTMFDVRINILGWLLLAMVCGVSRNTIQKPDIQRPGGDYTTRS
- a CDS encoding histidine phosphatase family protein, with amino-acid sequence MSESMLAVRFCSLARLANVRPSDRVKFWRLLAKARRLYPEGTPLITRIILVRHGESTYNALGLIQGRCDDSQLSEKGYAQAVQVGKALSSLKLNAVYTSPLQRARRTAEGILSQLESPPTPQTSEGLYEVNLPEWENLNHQAVREKYPDQYRLWHEEPHRLEMGNRFPILDLMVQARDFWQQMLVQHPGETVLLVGHSGINRALISTAVGLEPDRYHALQQSNCGISVLNVSEEGRCVIESLNLTGHLGGSPLPKFKPNHQGPRLLLVRHGETEWNRQQRFQGQIDVPLNDTGRQQAQQASEFLRSVKLDAAFSSPMLRPRETAEIILRHHPELSLVFLDDLMEIRHGLWEGKYEHEIEAGFPGLLQQWQRHPEQVQMPEGENLQQVWMRATSAWQQAVNATGEGRTSLVVAHDAVNKAILADLLGLKPEHFWCFKQGNGAVSVIDYPQGPAGPPLVQALNITTYLGGVLDRTAAGAL
- a CDS encoding universal stress protein translates to MLQNILLAVDGSGRSEQMFLTLLELPALQGRRVNVTALHVVSPQVSAEQMNDKRVVGQNILGQTTRTLNLSSDFSYSAVLKEGDPKDIVVKTAAEVNPDLIIMGSRGLGRIQSILKDSVSQYVFQLTSTPMLLVKEDIYLKKLNRVMVALNASEPSTQRLKFALSLMQGLKGGQLLLARVTEGKDQPANPEKDDPVVAAAINEAKKQGVAYKTYFGTGDVGREICRLADEANADLIVLGSPDRRPTIARGLPDLDRLLGNSISDYVRVNASCPVLLARTIGER
- a CDS encoding secondary thiamine-phosphate synthase enzyme YjbQ, whose translation is MSHHQQVLQIRTSGKCLHNITAQVREVVERSGIQMGLCTVFLRHTSASLIIQENADPDVLGDLERFMAKLVPEDNRLYEHTAEGSDDMPAHIRSVLTHTSENIPVVQGRLGLGTWQGLYVWEHRRRPHQREVIVHVSGEPLNETDTAKHSVSQQARL